The proteins below are encoded in one region of Casimicrobium huifangae:
- a CDS encoding cryptochrome/photolyase family protein: MNDCRHLVLVLGDQLNADSAAFDGFDPAQDAVLMVEAREESTHVWSHKARTALFLSAMRHFADELTASGCRVIYRRLDDHGDATLADGWQAAVASMRPQLLICVEPGDWRVWQRLNAFSAASRVPLDLRSDRHFLCSRDEFAAWAGDSKSLRMEFFYRNMRRQHGVLMEGKEPVGGRWNFDAENRRGFGRDGPGFLPAPPQFPPDATTQAVMALVEREFAGHPGSLSNFNWPVTREQALVALQRFIEDRLPVFGPFQDAMWAGMPFGWHSLLSSSLNLKLLNPREVIAAAEAAWRERKLDLAGVEGFIRQVLGWREFIRGVYYLDMPALRDANHFRHANALPKWYWTGDTGMNCIRQCIGQTLEHGYAHHIQRLMVTGMFGVLAEISPQQLADWYLAVYVDAVDWVELPNTAGMALFANGGRFTSKPYVASGAYIKRMSNYCYGCRYRPDVRTGPDACPMTTLYWRFLIRHEREFAGNPRTALMVRNLARLGEDERTAIDVHGEQMLADLDRL, encoded by the coding sequence CACGTCTGGTCACACAAGGCGCGGACCGCGCTGTTCCTCTCCGCAATGCGGCATTTCGCCGACGAATTGACGGCAAGCGGCTGCCGTGTGATCTATCGCCGCCTTGACGATCACGGCGACGCGACGCTGGCCGACGGCTGGCAGGCCGCAGTCGCCAGCATGCGACCGCAACTGCTGATCTGCGTGGAGCCGGGTGACTGGCGCGTCTGGCAGCGGCTCAACGCGTTCTCGGCGGCATCGCGGGTGCCGCTCGACTTGCGCAGCGATCGCCACTTCCTGTGCTCGCGCGACGAGTTCGCCGCCTGGGCTGGCGACAGCAAATCGCTGCGCATGGAATTCTTCTATCGCAACATGCGGCGCCAGCACGGCGTGCTGATGGAGGGCAAGGAGCCCGTCGGGGGTCGCTGGAATTTCGACGCCGAGAACCGGCGTGGATTTGGTCGCGATGGCCCGGGCTTTCTGCCGGCGCCGCCGCAATTCCCACCCGACGCCACCACGCAGGCGGTCATGGCGCTGGTCGAGCGCGAGTTTGCTGGTCATCCGGGATCGCTCAGCAACTTCAACTGGCCGGTCACGCGCGAGCAGGCGCTGGTCGCGTTGCAGCGTTTCATCGAGGACCGCCTGCCAGTGTTCGGCCCGTTTCAGGACGCCATGTGGGCTGGCATGCCGTTCGGCTGGCATTCGCTGCTGTCGTCGTCACTGAACCTGAAGCTGCTCAACCCGCGCGAGGTGATCGCCGCAGCGGAAGCGGCGTGGCGCGAGCGCAAGCTTGATCTGGCCGGTGTAGAGGGCTTCATCCGGCAAGTGCTGGGCTGGCGCGAGTTCATCCGCGGTGTGTATTACCTCGACATGCCGGCCTTGCGCGACGCCAATCACTTTCGCCACGCCAACGCGCTGCCCAAGTGGTACTGGACCGGCGACACCGGCATGAACTGCATACGGCAGTGCATCGGGCAAACGCTGGAACATGGTTACGCGCACCACATCCAGCGGCTGATGGTGACCGGCATGTTTGGCGTGCTGGCGGAAATCTCGCCGCAACAATTGGCCGACTGGTATCTCGCGGTGTATGTAGACGCCGTGGACTGGGTGGAGCTGCCCAACACCGCCGGCATGGCGCTGTTCGCCAACGGCGGCCGTTTCACCAGCAAGCCCTACGTCGCCAGCGGTGCCTATATAAAGCGGATGAGCAACTACTGCTACGGCTGCCGCTACCGGCCCGACGTGCGAACCGGCCCCGACGCCTGCCCGATGACCACGCTCTACTGGCGCTTTCTGATCAGGCACGAGCGCGAGTTCGCCGGCAACCCGCGGACGGCACTGATGGTGCGCAATCTGGCGCGCCTGGGCGAAGACGAGCGCACTGCGATTGATGTACACGGTGAGCAAATGCTCGCCGACCTGGACCGGCTGTAA